A single window of Candidatus Bealeia paramacronuclearis DNA harbors:
- a CDS encoding tyrosine recombinase XerC, translating into MRGGAAFRDEIQAFVETSLLDFICDWFQMLEHERRLSSHTLSAYAIDLKIFLEFLMLHQGGIVSFASFESLTSSDLRAFFSSRLQKKIQKRSNARTLSCLKTFFKHLQRQGKLEKNIAASFSAPRLPKLLPRPLSADQALELVNLRSETWQELRDMALFTLLYGAGLRISEALNLNVSDLPHRDEESPSLRILGKGGKERLVPILPLILEKIEDYFKAAPYAFAPNSPLFLGARGGRLNPSSAQKSLRDIRNFMGYPASLTPHALRHSFASHLLASGGDLRKIQELLGHASLSTTQIYTQVDSQHLLDIYQKSHPRK; encoded by the coding sequence GTGAGGGGTGGTGCTGCTTTTCGCGATGAAATTCAAGCATTCGTAGAGACGTCTCTTTTGGATTTTATTTGCGACTGGTTTCAAATGCTTGAGCATGAACGGCGGCTGTCTTCTCATACACTTTCGGCCTATGCGATTGATCTCAAGATTTTTCTTGAATTTTTGATGTTGCATCAAGGGGGGATTGTTTCGTTTGCATCATTCGAATCTTTAACCTCCAGTGATTTGCGTGCTTTCTTTTCAAGTCGACTCCAAAAGAAAATTCAAAAGCGCTCTAATGCGCGGACGCTTTCTTGTCTTAAAACTTTTTTTAAACACCTGCAACGGCAAGGAAAACTTGAGAAAAATATAGCAGCGTCTTTTTCAGCGCCTCGATTACCGAAACTTCTCCCACGACCCCTGTCCGCAGATCAAGCTCTTGAGCTTGTGAATCTCAGGTCAGAAACCTGGCAGGAACTCCGGGATATGGCGCTCTTCACACTTTTATATGGAGCGGGGCTTCGGATTAGCGAGGCTCTGAATTTAAATGTCTCTGATCTTCCTCACCGGGATGAGGAGTCACCGTCTTTAAGGATTTTAGGCAAAGGTGGGAAGGAGCGATTGGTCCCTATTTTGCCACTCATTCTTGAAAAAATTGAGGATTATTTTAAGGCAGCACCCTATGCCTTTGCCCCAAATTCTCCTCTTTTTTTAGGGGCACGGGGGGGGCGCCTGAATCCGTCTTCCGCCCAAAAATCACTCAGGGATATTCGGAATTTTATGGGCTACCCCGCATCTCTCACGCCGCATGCGCTGCGTCATAGTTTTGCTTCCCATCTTTTAGCAAGTGGCGGGGATTTGCGCAAAATCCAAGAACTTTTGGGTCATGCCTCCTTGTCAACAACTCAAATTTATACGCAAGTCGATTCCCAGCATCTCCTTGACATTTATCAAAAATCTCATCCTCGTAAATAA
- a CDS encoding cupin domain-containing protein, with translation MRLDKAINFEEKFSTLSEVWTPKILAKFDNYYLKAAKMQGEFVWHSHPEVDELFIVVLGYLKILFRDGEVNIAPGECYIVPKGVEHKPVAEKQVHCLLIEVAGTLNTGNLGGDKTVSQEEWI, from the coding sequence ATGAGACTAGATAAGGCAATCAATTTTGAGGAGAAATTTTCAACATTATCAGAGGTTTGGACCCCTAAAATTCTTGCAAAATTTGATAATTATTATCTCAAAGCCGCAAAAATGCAGGGCGAATTCGTTTGGCATTCTCACCCCGAGGTAGATGAGCTTTTTATCGTTGTTTTAGGGTATCTCAAGATTCTTTTCCGCGATGGAGAAGTCAATATTGCACCTGGCGAATGTTATATCGTTCCTAAAGGTGTTGAGCACAAGCCAGTGGCGGAGAAGCAAGTTCATTGCCTTTTGATTGAAGTTGCAGGCACTTTGAACACAGGTAATTTGGGGGGAGATAAAACGGTCTCACAAGAAGAGTGGATTTGA
- a CDS encoding DEAD/DEAH box helicase: MTTFRDMGLPSMLQQALDGLGFTLPTPIQAKAVPLALQGSDILGSAKTGTGKTLTFALPLLNHLLENVESSSVILSPTRELAQQIHNAIRALMGGRFGMKTALLIGGEPYGKQFSQLRMNPRIVVGTPGRVIDHLEKRTLVISDSDFLVLDETDRMFDMGLGEQVDEIISRMPTQRQTLMFSATFTPKVEALAQKYLKSPVRIFVDSGHTTAQNLREEIIELKDSDKDKTLLKALDQREGSVIIFVKTKSGADRLARYLTSENHSAAAIHGDLRQQRRERVMNAFRQGRHRIMVATDVAARGIDIPHIRHVINYDLPHSPEDYIHRVGRTARAGAEGFALNFISSGDQRRWYAIQRLMHPDQARSQRSERSERSRSSEESPRRGDRPWDRKRSTSRVSSEGQKSFKFGNRKPDSRAEFVKKPSNYEGKPRDYEAKPRSYEGKPRDFEPRAKSSFSKPQGESSFFANKKRDSGSQKDKSRRFDSSKSGAPFGKSKTGERFKSNAGPAKPFAAKKRSWDGKKSPSFKKAS, encoded by the coding sequence ATGACTACATTTAGAGACATGGGTCTCCCATCTATGCTTCAACAAGCATTAGATGGGCTGGGGTTTACCCTCCCAACACCAATTCAAGCAAAAGCCGTTCCTCTTGCGCTTCAAGGATCTGATATTTTAGGATCTGCGAAAACGGGAACAGGAAAAACGCTTACTTTTGCCTTACCTCTTTTAAATCACCTTCTTGAGAACGTCGAAAGTTCCTCGGTGATTCTCTCTCCTACACGAGAACTTGCTCAGCAAATTCATAATGCCATTCGGGCCCTCATGGGTGGACGATTTGGCATGAAGACGGCACTGCTCATCGGTGGCGAGCCTTATGGAAAACAATTTTCACAACTCCGTATGAATCCGCGCATTGTCGTAGGAACCCCGGGTCGTGTGATTGATCATTTGGAAAAACGAACACTTGTGATTTCCGATTCAGATTTTCTCGTTCTTGATGAAACCGACCGAATGTTTGACATGGGATTGGGCGAACAGGTTGATGAAATTATTTCTCGCATGCCAACTCAACGTCAAACTTTGATGTTTTCAGCAACTTTCACACCGAAAGTCGAAGCCCTTGCACAAAAGTATTTGAAATCTCCTGTTCGTATTTTCGTTGATTCTGGCCACACAACGGCTCAAAATTTAAGAGAAGAAATCATCGAACTTAAAGACTCTGACAAAGATAAAACCCTTTTAAAAGCGCTCGATCAACGGGAAGGGTCCGTCATCATTTTCGTGAAAACAAAATCAGGCGCGGACCGTTTGGCGCGCTATTTAACGTCTGAAAATCATAGTGCTGCAGCCATTCACGGTGATTTGCGCCAGCAACGTCGGGAACGCGTGATGAATGCGTTTCGTCAAGGTCGTCATCGTATTATGGTGGCAACAGATGTGGCGGCACGCGGAATTGATATTCCCCACATTCGCCACGTGATCAACTATGATTTACCCCATTCCCCTGAAGATTACATCCACCGCGTAGGCCGTACGGCCCGTGCAGGTGCAGAAGGTTTTGCACTCAATTTTATTTCTTCAGGAGACCAACGTCGTTGGTATGCCATTCAAAGATTGATGCATCCTGATCAAGCCCGTTCGCAACGCTCCGAGCGCTCAGAGCGAAGTCGATCTTCGGAGGAGTCCCCACGTCGTGGAGATCGTCCGTGGGATCGCAAAAGATCGACTAGCAGAGTTTCTTCTGAAGGTCAAAAAAGTTTTAAATTTGGAAATCGAAAACCCGATTCCAGAGCAGAATTTGTTAAAAAACCAAGCAACTATGAAGGCAAGCCTCGTGATTATGAAGCTAAGCCTCGTAGTTACGAGGGGAAACCTCGCGACTTTGAACCCCGCGCAAAATCCTCCTTTTCAAAACCTCAGGGTGAGTCCAGTTTCTTTGCTAACAAGAAGCGCGATTCCGGATCTCAAAAAGATAAAAGCCGTCGTTTTGATTCATCGAAATCTGGGGCACCTTTTGGAAAATCTAAAACCGGTGAACGTTTTAAATCAAACGCAGGACCTGCAAAACCTTTTGCGGCTAAAAAACGGTCTTGGGATGGGAAAAAATCCCCAAGCTTTAAAAAAGCCAGCTAA
- a CDS encoding GNAT family N-acetyltransferase: MSFEKSESIRHSSRQIVRELGFLNKFPKYEDISASQIHMMIELSTYGRLSGSELAEKLQLDKSTISRSTQLLMEKGWIQSKSHGKDARAKDYSLTPSGFERIKLSHIRAHRIVNRALSQLSSDEQNMVMKGLQLYGNALEKSRKIDFLVAVLLPSYPLNDIVHFINSIQIHEFSIPVSEAMNESLYQAPTYYRDSQGAINFWVAEDAQGIVGTVGLKQLSNKSGEIKKLFVRQDCRHKGVSVELISHLMQRAHALGLETLYLGTVSHLVAAQRFYEKMGFYRISKNDLPETFEFCEVDTEFFKYEL, translated from the coding sequence ATGTCTTTTGAAAAATCGGAATCTATTCGCCATTCCTCACGGCAGATTGTTCGTGAGTTAGGCTTTCTCAATAAATTTCCCAAATATGAGGATATTAGCGCCTCGCAAATTCATATGATGATTGAGCTTTCAACCTATGGGAGGCTCTCTGGTTCAGAGCTTGCTGAAAAGCTTCAATTGGACAAATCCACAATCAGTCGTTCCACCCAACTTTTGATGGAAAAGGGGTGGATTCAATCCAAAAGTCATGGAAAAGATGCACGCGCGAAAGATTATTCCCTGACGCCCTCTGGATTTGAGAGGATCAAGCTTTCCCATATTCGTGCCCATAGAATTGTGAATCGCGCTTTAAGCCAACTCTCTAGCGACGAGCAAAACATGGTCATGAAAGGTCTTCAACTTTATGGAAATGCCCTTGAAAAATCGAGAAAAATAGATTTTTTGGTGGCTGTGCTCCTACCCTCTTACCCCTTGAATGATATTGTTCATTTTATTAACTCCATTCAAATTCATGAGTTCTCAATTCCTGTTTCTGAGGCCATGAATGAAAGTCTTTATCAAGCCCCCACTTATTACCGTGACTCTCAAGGAGCGATTAATTTTTGGGTGGCAGAAGATGCCCAGGGAATTGTTGGAACGGTGGGGCTTAAACAACTTTCCAATAAAAGCGGTGAAATTAAGAAACTCTTTGTACGTCAAGATTGTCGTCACAAAGGGGTTTCTGTGGAACTGATTTCGCATTTGATGCAGCGGGCGCATGCGTTAGGACTAGAAACCCTATATTTAGGAACTGTCTCCCATCTTGTGGCTGCACAGCGGTTTTACGAAAAAATGGGTTTTTATCGAATCTCAAAGAATGATCTTCCTGAAACATTTGAGTTTTGCGAGGTCGATACTGAATTTTTTAAATATGAGCTATAG
- a CDS encoding cold-shock protein: MKTGTVKWFNTTKGFGFIAPDDGGADVFCHITALEAAGIRNLNEGQRVSFELVENRGKTSAGNLQLA, translated from the coding sequence ATGAAAACCGGAACAGTAAAATGGTTTAACACAACCAAAGGATTTGGCTTTATTGCCCCCGACGATGGTGGAGCTGATGTGTTTTGCCACATCACAGCTTTAGAAGCTGCGGGAATCCGAAATCTTAACGAAGGTCAACGTGTGAGCTTTGAACTCGTTGAAAATCGTGGCAAAACTTCTGCTGGAAATCTTCAGCTGGCATAG
- a CDS encoding IS630 family transposase codes for MKQLEKIDPETIVWIDEAGIDNRLYREHAWAPRGQKVYAEIPGQKREHVSIIGGLMKGAFVAPFTFQGGCHADLFNAWLEEVLLPNLSKNTTLIMDNAAFHKSPKTKDLIEKFGCHLLFLPTDSPDLNPIEHWWHKIKSILRPLVQQNPENLHQLLDKLLSQYLSI; via the coding sequence ATAAAACAGCTTGAGAAAATAGATCCTGAAACAATCGTGTGGATTGATGAAGCTGGGATTGATAATCGCCTTTATCGAGAGCATGCCTGGGCGCCGCGCGGACAAAAGGTTTACGCGGAGATCCCGGGCCAAAAAAGAGAGCATGTCAGTATCATTGGCGGTCTCATGAAGGGTGCGTTCGTGGCGCCTTTCACCTTTCAAGGTGGATGTCATGCAGATCTTTTTAATGCTTGGCTTGAGGAGGTTTTATTGCCGAATTTATCAAAAAATACCACCCTGATTATGGACAATGCCGCCTTTCACAAATCGCCAAAAACGAAAGATTTGATTGAGAAATTTGGCTGCCATCTCCTCTTTCTCCCAACTGACTCTCCTGACCTCAATCCTATCGAACATTGGTGGCACAAAATCAAATCCATCCTCCGCCCCCTCGTCCAGCAAAACCCAGAAAACCTTCATCAACTACTTGATAAACTCCTCAGCCAATATCTATCCATATAA